Proteins encoded by one window of Candidatus Zixiibacteriota bacterium:
- a CDS encoding fibrobacter succinogenes major paralogous domain-containing protein has protein sequence MTLQVGGTCWYAVADSRNISPTGWHVPSDAEWQTLINYLGGNDVAGGKMKEAGTTHWRSPNLGATNESGLFSALPGSYRDLNGSYLSIGCNAHFWSSTESYSNYAWNYYLDCIHSEVYRSYYDKPDGFSVRCVRDY, from the coding sequence TTGACTTTGCAAGTAGGGGGGACTTGCTGGTATGCAGTAGCCGATAGCCGAAATATTTCTCCCACGGGCTGGCATGTACCAAGTGATGCCGAATGGCAAACATTAATTAATTATCTTGGCGGCAATGATGTTGCAGGTGGAAAGATGAAAGAAGCGGGAACCACGCATTGGAGGAGTCCTAATCTCGGCGCTACCAATGAAAGCGGTTTATTTTCTGCATTGCCCGGCAGCTATCGTGACCTCAATGGGAGTTACTTAAGTATAGGTTGCAACGCCCACTTTTGGTCTTCTACAGAGTCCTATAGTAACTATGCGTGGAACTATTACTTGGATTGTATTCATTCAGAAGTTTATCGCAGCTATTACGATAAGCCAGATGGCTTTTCAGTTCGCTGCGTCAGGGATTATTGA